The following proteins are co-located in the Streptomyces sp. NBC_00435 genome:
- a CDS encoding protealysin inhibitor emfourin, which yields MRIQVVRTGGFAGIERRAEVDTSDLPDEAEWQALAQLALRPGPPGPAADRIRDGFSYRITVDGRTVSCQDPNLSDAQRALISRVLKEGA from the coding sequence ATGCGGATTCAGGTGGTGCGGACGGGCGGTTTCGCGGGGATCGAGCGGCGGGCCGAGGTGGACACCTCGGACCTCCCCGACGAGGCCGAGTGGCAGGCGCTGGCGCAGCTGGCCCTGCGGCCCGGTCCACCGGGGCCCGCGGCGGACCGGATCCGGGACGGGTTCTCCTACCGCATCACGGTGGACGGCCGGACGGTGTCCTGCCAGGACCCGAACCTGTCGGACGCCCAGCGCGCCCTGATCTCCCGCGTCCTCAAAGAAGGTGCTTGA
- a CDS encoding GNAT family N-acetyltransferase: MNATSDHLPELERYYDTAPRDGGARAEDFGPLTLFVQEGDGWPYYARPALGDGPAGGAEVSVSDVERVLARQRELKVPESLEWVAETTPSLEAAARAAGLSVHAHPLMVLDPSAVRLPAHPDVRLLGAADPLLRAAVTVPALAFAAPGTAVGEAGPAELAVAERDPASEGRRVRVAGMIASGRTALAAAVRDGVVLCSGQYIPVGDVAEVVGVGTLPAGRRQGLALGVTAALVANALARGARTVFLSAGDEDVARLYARLGFRPVGTALIADRPL, from the coding sequence ATGAATGCGACATCCGATCACCTGCCCGAGCTGGAGCGCTACTACGACACGGCCCCCCGGGACGGCGGGGCGCGGGCCGAGGACTTCGGCCCGCTGACCCTGTTCGTCCAGGAGGGCGACGGCTGGCCGTACTACGCGCGGCCCGCGCTCGGTGACGGCCCGGCCGGGGGCGCCGAGGTCTCGGTGTCCGACGTGGAGCGGGTCCTGGCCCGCCAGCGGGAGCTGAAGGTCCCCGAATCCCTCGAGTGGGTGGCCGAAACCACCCCCTCCCTGGAGGCCGCCGCCCGGGCCGCCGGCCTGAGCGTGCACGCCCACCCGCTGATGGTGCTCGACCCCTCGGCGGTACGGCTGCCCGCGCATCCGGACGTACGCCTGCTCGGCGCGGCCGATCCGCTCCTGCGCGCGGCGGTGACGGTTCCGGCGCTGGCCTTCGCCGCTCCCGGAACGGCCGTCGGGGAGGCGGGTCCGGCCGAGCTCGCGGTGGCCGAGCGCGACCCGGCCTCGGAAGGCCGCCGGGTCCGGGTGGCCGGGATGATCGCGTCGGGCCGTACCGCCCTGGCCGCGGCCGTACGGGACGGCGTGGTGCTCTGCTCCGGCCAGTACATCCCGGTCGGCGACGTCGCCGAGGTGGTCGGCGTCGGCACCCTCCCCGCGGGCCGCCGCCAGGGGCTGGCCCTCGGAGTCACCGCGGCCCTGGTCGCCAACGCACTGGCCCGCGGAGCCCGCACGGTCTTCCTCTCGGCCGGCGACGAGGACGTGGCCCGCCTCTACGCCCGCCTCGGCTTCCGCCCCGTCGGCACGGCCCTGATCGCGGACCGGCCCCTGTGA
- a CDS encoding class I SAM-dependent methyltransferase has translation MAHEHHHHSPESASGPAAAPAAGLVGEEYWDTRYRDSDKVWSGDANAVLAREAAPLAPGRALDLGCGEGGDAVWLARKGWQVTGTDISGVALERAAAHAADAGVADRTEWERHDLAESFPAGEYDLVSACFLHTFGEFPRERILRRAAAAVAPGGILLVVGHAGWAPWQEDRPQVAFPTPGEVLAQLELEAGVWEVLLAEEHVRAQNQPDGRPGTRTDNAVKVRRLP, from the coding sequence ATGGCGCACGAGCACCACCACCACTCCCCCGAGTCCGCGTCCGGCCCCGCGGCCGCGCCCGCCGCCGGCCTCGTGGGCGAGGAGTACTGGGACACCCGCTACCGCGACAGCGACAAGGTCTGGAGCGGGGACGCCAACGCCGTGCTGGCCCGCGAAGCCGCGCCGCTCGCTCCGGGGCGGGCCCTGGACCTCGGCTGCGGTGAGGGCGGTGACGCCGTCTGGCTCGCCCGCAAGGGCTGGCAGGTCACCGGGACGGACATCTCCGGCGTGGCGCTGGAGCGTGCGGCGGCCCACGCCGCCGACGCCGGGGTCGCGGACCGCACCGAGTGGGAACGGCACGATCTCGCGGAGTCCTTCCCGGCCGGGGAGTACGACCTGGTCTCCGCGTGCTTCCTGCACACCTTCGGCGAGTTCCCGCGCGAGCGGATCCTGCGCCGGGCCGCCGCCGCCGTGGCCCCCGGCGGGATCCTGCTCGTCGTCGGCCACGCGGGCTGGGCGCCCTGGCAGGAGGACCGCCCGCAGGTGGCCTTCCCGACCCCCGGGGAGGTCCTCGCCCAGCTGGAGCTGGAGGCCGGCGTCTGGGAGGTGCTGCTGGCGGAGGAACACGTACGGGCCCAGAACCAGCCTGACGGCCGGCCCGGGACCCGTACGGACAACGCGGTGAAGGTGCGGAGGCTCCCGTAG
- the era gene encoding GTPase Era: protein MARMSDRSPETTSPHRAGFACFVGRPNAGKSTLTNALVGTKVAITSNRPQTTRHTVRGIVHRPDAQLVLVDTPGLHKPRTLLGERLNDVVRATWSEVDVIGFCLPADQKLGPGDKFIVKELAGIKKTPKIAIITKTDLVESKVVGEQLIAVHQLAEELGFEWAEIVPVSAVGDSQVQLLADLIAPMLPKSPPLYPEGDLTDEPEMVMVAELIREAALEGVRDELPHSIAVVVEEMIPRENRPADRPLLDIHANLYIERPSQKGIIIGPKGARLKEVGMKSRKHIEALLGTPVFLDLHVKVAKDWQRDPKQLRKLGF, encoded by the coding sequence ATGGCCCGTATGAGCGATCGTTCCCCCGAGACCACCAGCCCGCACCGTGCGGGCTTCGCATGCTTCGTCGGCCGTCCCAACGCGGGGAAGTCGACCCTGACCAACGCGCTCGTGGGTACCAAGGTCGCGATCACCTCCAACCGGCCGCAGACCACGCGCCACACCGTTCGCGGCATCGTGCACCGCCCCGACGCCCAGCTCGTCCTGGTGGACACGCCCGGCCTCCACAAGCCGCGCACGCTGCTCGGCGAGCGGCTGAACGACGTGGTGCGCGCGACCTGGTCCGAGGTCGACGTGATCGGCTTCTGCCTGCCCGCGGACCAGAAGCTCGGCCCCGGTGACAAGTTCATCGTCAAGGAGCTCGCGGGGATCAAGAAGACCCCCAAGATCGCCATCATCACCAAGACCGACCTCGTCGAGTCGAAGGTGGTGGGCGAGCAGCTCATCGCCGTCCACCAGCTCGCCGAGGAGCTGGGCTTCGAGTGGGCCGAGATCGTCCCGGTCTCGGCGGTCGGTGACAGCCAGGTCCAGCTGCTGGCGGACCTGATCGCGCCGATGCTGCCCAAGAGCCCGCCGCTGTACCCGGAGGGCGACCTCACCGACGAGCCCGAGATGGTGATGGTCGCGGAGCTGATCCGCGAGGCCGCGCTCGAGGGCGTACGGGACGAGCTCCCGCACTCCATCGCGGTCGTCGTCGAGGAGATGATCCCCCGGGAGAACCGCCCGGCGGACCGCCCGCTGCTGGACATCCACGCGAACCTCTACATCGAGCGCCCGAGCCAGAAGGGCATCATCATCGGCCCGAAGGGCGCCCGCCTGAAGGAGGTCGGGATGAAGTCGCGCAAGCACATCGAGGCGCTGCTCGGCACCCCGGTCTTCCTCGACCTGCACGTGAAGGTCGCCAAGGACTGGCAGCGCGACCCCAAGCAGCTCCGCAAGCTCGGCTTCTAG
- a CDS encoding beta-xylosidase yields MRTSARHRGWSAAVGMAVLAAASGGALGAPAAAEEGGTPPGQVEFPTHCLPPQEAGLPPADGTTTARITVDDPAPRVGDTVTVTYQVTRTPAVNPLAAGLPADVLTPTGRIVLGGAQSGEVTVVGARRNDPVAVGGALPAVTMTGTFTVAAPGEITLAPGGYTLHTSHLLELDTVCAAAASPAPAPGTDPVPSPDPSANPSANPSSNPPPVPSPSTPTAMPTAPVPAQPRPPVAQRITATPLPTANLRSVALGAAAGGPGAKVKVTGAGFVPGAAVTVAGRAGAAETADRVTANADELGVVLVELPVADRATTAVVAYEGAAWTPARGSGPAAYTVIGATPAPTGTQTVTAVVEPGALGMTQEGEAVTLGAVPYGDGGAAAGRIGTVTVTDARGGPAGWSLIGKVTDFTGSGGVRIPGASLSWTPSCAAAPGSPSVCTPGSAGTVGPDGAVLASTADAALVGGTFTVDAPVTLQVPPYTPPGAYTAVLTLTLS; encoded by the coding sequence GTGCGGACATCGGCGCGGCACAGAGGGTGGTCGGCGGCCGTCGGCATGGCGGTGCTGGCGGCCGCGAGCGGGGGTGCGCTGGGCGCGCCCGCCGCGGCGGAGGAGGGGGGAACGCCTCCCGGCCAGGTCGAGTTCCCGACGCACTGCCTGCCGCCCCAGGAGGCCGGGCTGCCGCCCGCCGACGGGACCACCACCGCCCGGATCACCGTCGACGACCCGGCGCCGCGCGTGGGCGACACCGTCACCGTGACCTACCAGGTGACCCGGACCCCCGCCGTGAACCCCCTCGCCGCCGGGCTCCCCGCCGACGTGCTCACCCCGACCGGGCGGATCGTGCTCGGGGGTGCGCAGAGCGGCGAGGTCACGGTCGTCGGAGCCAGGCGCAACGACCCGGTCGCGGTGGGCGGCGCGCTGCCGGCCGTCACCATGACCGGCACCTTCACCGTCGCCGCGCCGGGTGAGATCACCCTGGCCCCGGGCGGTTACACCCTGCACACCAGCCACCTGCTCGAACTGGACACGGTCTGCGCCGCCGCGGCGAGCCCCGCCCCCGCCCCGGGGACGGATCCCGTACCGAGTCCGGATCCGTCCGCCAACCCGTCCGCCAACCCGTCCTCGAACCCGCCCCCCGTCCCTTCCCCGTCCACCCCGACGGCCATGCCGACCGCACCCGTCCCCGCACAGCCCCGGCCCCCGGTCGCGCAGCGGATCACCGCGACCCCGCTGCCCACCGCCAACCTGCGCTCGGTCGCCCTGGGGGCGGCCGCGGGCGGACCCGGAGCCAAGGTCAAGGTCACCGGAGCGGGCTTCGTCCCCGGCGCGGCCGTCACCGTGGCCGGCCGGGCGGGCGCGGCCGAGACCGCCGACCGGGTCACGGCGAACGCCGACGAGCTGGGTGTGGTCCTCGTGGAGCTGCCGGTCGCGGACCGCGCGACCACGGCGGTCGTGGCGTACGAGGGCGCTGCCTGGACCCCGGCCCGGGGCTCGGGCCCGGCGGCGTACACGGTGATCGGCGCGACCCCGGCGCCCACGGGCACGCAGACGGTGACGGCGGTCGTGGAGCCGGGCGCGCTCGGCATGACGCAGGAGGGCGAAGCCGTGACCCTGGGCGCGGTGCCGTACGGGGACGGCGGCGCGGCGGCCGGCCGGATCGGCACGGTCACCGTCACGGATGCCCGGGGCGGGCCCGCCGGGTGGTCGCTGATCGGGAAGGTCACCGATTTCACGGGCTCCGGCGGGGTCCGCATCCCGGGGGCCTCCCTGAGCTGGACCCCGTCGTGCGCCGCCGCCCCCGGCAGCCCCAGCGTCTGTACGCCGGGCAGCGCGGGCACGGTCGGACCCGACGGGGCCGTACTGGCCTCCACCGCGGACGCCGCGCTGGTCGGCGGCACCTTCACCGTCGACGCGCCCGTCACCCTCCAGGTCCCGCCGTACACCCCGCCGGGCGCCTACACGGCGGTGCTGACGCTGACGTTGTCGTGA
- a CDS encoding GlxA family transcriptional regulator codes for METRAHRVVVLALAGLLPFELGIPHRIFGRAGDRSGRPLYEILTCGLAPGPVPTDADFDIHVEHGPELLATADTVVVPASYELGPVHAEGRLTPELAAALAHIRPGTRLVSICTGGYVLAAAGFLDGRPATTHWASAEHFQRTFPAVRVDPGVLYTDDGDVLTSAGVAAGIDLCLHIVRRDHGAAVANEVARRTVVPPHREGGQAQFIERPVPQPQRSATTAARAWVLDRLHEPLRLTDLARQEAMSVRTFTRRFREESGLSPGEWIVGQRVELARALLEQTDLPMEHVAREAGFGTAQSLRKHVRAALGVSPTAYRRTFRETGTGGILPSPDGTSVAAGSVH; via the coding sequence ATGGAGACTCGCGCGCACCGTGTCGTCGTCCTCGCCCTCGCCGGGCTGCTGCCCTTCGAGCTCGGGATCCCGCACCGGATCTTCGGCCGTGCCGGTGACCGGTCCGGGCGGCCGCTCTACGAGATCCTCACCTGCGGGCTCGCCCCCGGCCCGGTGCCCACGGACGCCGACTTCGACATCCACGTCGAACACGGCCCGGAACTGCTGGCCACGGCGGACACGGTGGTGGTCCCCGCCTCGTACGAGCTGGGCCCGGTCCACGCGGAGGGCCGGCTCACCCCCGAACTCGCCGCCGCCCTCGCGCACATCAGGCCGGGCACCCGGCTCGTCTCCATCTGCACGGGCGGTTACGTACTGGCCGCCGCGGGATTCCTGGACGGCCGCCCGGCAACCACCCACTGGGCTTCCGCGGAACACTTCCAGCGGACCTTCCCGGCCGTCCGGGTGGACCCGGGCGTGCTGTACACCGACGACGGGGACGTGCTCACCTCCGCCGGGGTCGCCGCCGGCATCGACCTGTGCCTGCACATCGTGCGCCGGGACCACGGAGCGGCCGTCGCCAACGAAGTGGCCCGGCGCACGGTGGTACCGCCGCACCGCGAGGGCGGACAGGCGCAGTTCATCGAGCGCCCGGTGCCGCAGCCGCAGCGGTCGGCCACCACCGCGGCCCGCGCGTGGGTACTGGACCGGCTGCACGAACCGCTGCGGCTGACCGATCTGGCCCGGCAGGAGGCGATGTCGGTACGGACCTTCACCCGCAGGTTCCGCGAGGAGTCGGGACTCAGCCCCGGTGAATGGATCGTCGGCCAGCGCGTGGAGCTGGCCCGCGCGCTGCTGGAACAGACCGACCTGCCGATGGAACACGTGGCGCGGGAGGCGGGCTTCGGGACGGCGCAGTCGCTGCGCAAGCACGTGCGGGCGGCGCTCGGGGTGAGCCCGACGGCCTACCGGCGGACGTTCCGCGAGACCGGGACGGGCGGCATCCTCCCATCTCCTGATGGGACATCAGTTGCTGCCGGGTCCGTGCATTGA
- a CDS encoding MFS transporter has translation MPAPGSAPRPGAPAPGAPRRPYRVHRAWAVAAVAFVTIIGAAGFASLPGLLIEPLHEEFDWSRGTIGLAVSVNLALYGLTAPFAAALMDRFGIRRVVALALTVIAAGSLATVWMTASWQLILYWGVLVGLGSGSMALAFAATVTNRWFVARRGLVTGILTAAGASGQLIFLPLLAWLVEHHGWRPAAVTVSLAALAVVPFVWLLLRDHPADIGAAPYGGTYTAKPAPVPGAARRAVGVLLKAARTGPFWLLAGTFAICGASTNGLVKTHFVPSAHDHGMPVTAAAGLLAVIGVFDVIGTVFSGWLTDRFESRRLLAVYYALRGVSLLFLPMLLAPSVHPPMVFFIVFYGLDWVATVPPTIALCREHYGEDGAIVFGWVLASHQIGAALVAFLGGLARDAFGSYDPVWYASGALCATAALMAMVIRRRSPAAAAPATAVTV, from the coding sequence GTGCCCGCACCCGGCTCCGCACCCCGGCCCGGCGCTCCGGCCCCCGGCGCACCGCGGCGGCCGTACCGTGTCCACCGCGCCTGGGCCGTGGCGGCCGTAGCCTTCGTGACGATCATCGGCGCCGCCGGCTTCGCCTCCCTCCCGGGGCTGCTCATCGAGCCGCTGCACGAGGAGTTCGACTGGTCCCGCGGCACGATCGGCCTCGCCGTCTCGGTGAACCTCGCGCTGTACGGGCTCACCGCGCCGTTCGCGGCCGCGCTGATGGACCGCTTCGGCATCCGCCGGGTCGTCGCCCTCGCGCTGACCGTCATAGCCGCCGGTTCCCTGGCCACCGTGTGGATGACCGCCTCCTGGCAGCTGATCCTCTACTGGGGCGTCCTGGTCGGCCTGGGCAGCGGCTCGATGGCCCTGGCCTTCGCGGCGACCGTGACCAACCGCTGGTTCGTCGCCCGGCGCGGCCTGGTCACCGGCATCCTGACCGCGGCCGGAGCCTCCGGTCAGCTGATCTTCCTGCCGCTGCTGGCCTGGCTCGTGGAGCACCACGGCTGGCGCCCGGCGGCGGTCACCGTCTCGCTGGCGGCCCTGGCCGTCGTGCCCTTCGTCTGGCTCCTGCTGCGCGACCACCCCGCGGACATCGGGGCCGCCCCGTACGGGGGCACGTACACGGCCAAGCCCGCGCCGGTCCCCGGCGCCGCCCGCCGAGCGGTGGGCGTACTGCTCAAGGCGGCCCGGACCGGGCCCTTCTGGCTGCTGGCGGGCACCTTCGCGATCTGCGGAGCCTCGACCAACGGGCTGGTCAAGACCCACTTCGTACCGTCCGCCCACGACCACGGCATGCCGGTGACCGCGGCGGCCGGACTGCTGGCCGTGATCGGCGTGTTCGACGTGATCGGCACGGTGTTCTCCGGCTGGCTGACGGACCGGTTCGAGTCGCGGCGCCTCCTCGCGGTGTACTACGCCCTGCGCGGGGTCTCGCTGCTCTTCCTCCCGATGCTGCTGGCCCCGTCCGTGCACCCGCCGATGGTGTTCTTCATCGTCTTCTACGGCCTGGACTGGGTCGCGACCGTCCCGCCGACGATCGCGCTGTGCCGCGAGCACTACGGCGAGGACGGCGCCATCGTCTTCGGCTGGGTCCTGGCCTCGCACCAGATCGGCGCGGCGCTCGTGGCCTTCCTGGGCGGCCTCGCCCGCGACGCCTTCGGCTCGTACGACCCCGTCTGGTACGCCTCGGGCGCCCTGTGCGCGACGGCCGCCCTCATGGCGATGGTCATCCGCCGCCGCTCCCCCGCCGCCGCTGCCCCTGCCACTGCCGTCACGGTCTGA
- a CDS encoding cytidine deaminase, translating into MTDSTGLGPEDSKIITLARSARARNGVAEGAAVRDETGRTYVAGTVALDSLKLSALQTAVAMAVASGAQSLEAAAVVSAADAPADADRAAVRDLGGPDTPVLLAGPDGILKSTTAAGA; encoded by the coding sequence ATGACCGACAGCACCGGGCTCGGCCCCGAAGACAGCAAGATCATCACGTTGGCGCGCAGCGCCCGGGCCCGCAACGGCGTGGCCGAGGGGGCGGCGGTCCGCGACGAGACCGGCCGTACGTACGTCGCCGGAACCGTGGCGCTGGACTCCCTGAAGCTGAGTGCGCTCCAGACGGCCGTGGCGATGGCGGTGGCCAGCGGCGCGCAGTCCCTGGAGGCGGCCGCGGTCGTCAGCGCGGCGGACGCCCCCGCCGATGCCGACCGCGCGGCGGTCCGTGACCTCGGCGGCCCGGACACCCCGGTCCTCCTGGCGGGCCCGGACGGCATCCTGAAGTCCACCACCGCGGCCGGAGCCTGA
- a CDS encoding MmcQ/YjbR family DNA-binding protein produces the protein MTPAQLRAFCLGFNAAVEEFPFTPETSVFKVLGKVFALTALDGEPLKVNLKCEPELAVRLRAEHEAIVPGWHMNKRHWNTVTASGPGALPDALVRELVEDSYDLVVAGLPRAERLKLDRA, from the coding sequence ATGACGCCGGCGCAGCTGCGCGCGTTCTGTCTGGGGTTCAACGCGGCGGTGGAGGAGTTCCCCTTCACCCCGGAGACCTCGGTGTTCAAGGTGCTGGGCAAGGTGTTCGCGCTGACCGCGCTGGACGGGGAGCCGCTGAAGGTCAACCTCAAGTGCGAACCGGAGCTGGCGGTACGGCTGCGGGCGGAGCACGAGGCGATCGTGCCGGGCTGGCACATGAACAAGCGGCACTGGAACACGGTGACGGCGAGCGGGCCCGGGGCGCTGCCCGACGCGCTGGTCCGGGAGCTGGTCGAGGACTCGTACGACCTGGTGGTGGCGGGCCTGCCGAGGGCGGAGCGGCTGAAGCTCGACCGGGCGTAG
- a CDS encoding hemolysin family protein encodes MTGDPQLITGAVLLVVVAWFAACAESGIARISAFRAEQAVRDGRRGSAKLAQVAGDPTRYLNVALLVRVTCEMAAGVLVTYVCLDEFGENWTALLVAIGVMVLVSFVAVGVSPRTIGRQHPLNTATAAAYVLVPLARVMGPIPQLLILIGNALTPGKGFRKGPFASEAELRAMVDLAEKESLIEDDERRMVHQVFELGDTLVREVMVPRTDLVCIERYKTVRQATTLALRSGFSRIPVTGENEDDIVGVVYLKDLVRKTHISRDAEADLVSTAMRPAVFVPDTKNAGDLLREMQSVRNHVAVVIDEYGGTAGIVTIEDILEEIVGEITDEYDRELPPVEDLGGDRYRVTARLDITDLGELFKVDSFDDEDVETVGGLLAKALGRVPIAGASAVVDLPDGRPLRLTAESPAGRRNKIVTVLAEPVVAATDPEGGAS; translated from the coding sequence GTGACCGGCGATCCGCAGCTCATCACCGGGGCCGTACTGCTCGTCGTGGTGGCCTGGTTCGCCGCCTGCGCGGAGTCCGGGATCGCCCGGATCTCCGCCTTCCGCGCCGAACAGGCCGTACGCGACGGCCGGCGCGGCAGCGCGAAGCTCGCGCAGGTCGCCGGCGACCCCACCCGCTACCTCAATGTCGCGCTGCTGGTCCGGGTCACCTGCGAGATGGCGGCGGGCGTGCTCGTCACGTACGTCTGCCTCGACGAGTTCGGGGAGAACTGGACCGCGCTGCTCGTGGCCATCGGCGTGATGGTGCTCGTGTCCTTCGTGGCCGTCGGGGTGTCCCCGCGCACCATCGGCCGGCAGCACCCGTTGAACACGGCGACGGCGGCCGCGTACGTCCTCGTACCGCTCGCCCGCGTCATGGGTCCCATCCCGCAGCTGCTGATCCTCATCGGCAACGCGCTCACGCCCGGCAAGGGCTTCCGCAAGGGGCCCTTCGCCTCCGAGGCGGAGCTGCGCGCGATGGTCGACCTGGCGGAGAAGGAATCGCTGATCGAGGACGACGAGCGCCGCATGGTGCACCAGGTCTTCGAGCTGGGCGACACGCTCGTGCGCGAGGTGATGGTGCCGCGCACCGATCTGGTCTGCATCGAGCGGTACAAGACGGTCCGTCAGGCGACCACGCTCGCACTGCGCTCCGGGTTCTCGCGCATCCCGGTGACCGGGGAGAACGAGGACGACATCGTCGGCGTCGTGTACCTGAAGGACCTGGTCCGCAAGACGCACATCAGCCGGGACGCGGAGGCCGACCTGGTCTCGACGGCGATGCGCCCGGCGGTCTTCGTGCCGGACACGAAGAACGCGGGCGATCTGCTGCGCGAGATGCAGTCGGTGCGCAACCACGTGGCGGTCGTCATCGACGAGTACGGCGGTACCGCCGGCATCGTCACCATCGAGGACATCCTGGAGGAGATCGTCGGCGAGATCACCGACGAGTACGACAGGGAACTCCCGCCGGTCGAGGACCTGGGCGGGGACCGCTACCGGGTCACCGCACGCCTGGACATCACCGACCTCGGTGAACTGTTCAAGGTCGACTCCTTCGACGACGAGGACGTGGAGACGGTCGGCGGACTGCTCGCCAAGGCCCTGGGCCGGGTGCCGATCGCCGGTGCCTCGGCGGTGGTGGACCTGCCGGACGGGCGGCCGCTGCGGCTGACCGCGGAGTCCCCGGCGGGACGGCGGAACAAGATCGTGACGGTGCTGGCGGAGCCGGTGGTCGCGGCAACGGATCCGGAGGGTGGGGCATCATGA